In Candidatus Blochmannia vicinus, one DNA window encodes the following:
- a CDS encoding succinate dehydrogenase iron-sulfur subunit → MQIKFSIYRYHPEFNKSPYMQNYTLNLLHVKNMTLLDALIKLKEQDSTLTFRRSCREGVCGSDGMNINGTNNLACITSLTKLYDDNHRNTIVVRPLPGFPVIRDLVVDMSQFYLQYERVQPFLINDYSNQQPKLPHEYLQSPEERSKLDGSYECILCACCSSSCPSFWWNPDKFIGPAGLLALYRFLMDSRDTNQKERLKNFKDSFSVFRCHNIMNCVNVCPKKLNPAKAIGHIKRMLAKDVIGIT, encoded by the coding sequence ATGCAAATTAAATTTTCTATTTATCGTTATCATCCTGAATTCAATAAAAGTCCCTATATGCAAAACTATACTCTTAATTTATTACATGTAAAAAACATGACATTATTGGATGCTTTAATTAAATTAAAAGAACAGGACTCAACTTTAACATTTCGTCGTTCTTGCAGAGAAGGAGTATGTGGTTCCGATGGAATGAATATAAATGGCACAAACAATCTAGCATGTATCACTTCCTTAACAAAATTATATGATGATAATCATCGTAACACAATTGTAGTACGTCCATTACCTGGGTTTCCAGTAATTCGTGATTTGGTAGTAGATATGAGTCAATTTTATCTTCAATATGAAAGAGTGCAACCATTTCTAATTAATGATTACTCTAATCAACAACCTAAATTACCACATGAATACTTACAATCTCCAGAGGAACGATCTAAATTAGATGGATCTTATGAATGTATATTATGTGCGTGTTGCTCCAGTTCTTGCCCCTCTTTTTGGTGGAATCCAGATAAATTCATCGGGCCTGCTGGATTATTAGCATTATATCGTTTTTTAATGGACAGCCGTGATACCAATCAGAAAGAAAGGCTGAAGAATTTTAAAGATTCTTTTAGCGTTTTTCGTTGCCATAATATTATGAATTGCGTTAATGTATGTCCCAAAAAATTAAATCCAGCTAAGGCTATAGGTCACATTAAACGAATGTTAGCAAAAGATGTAATAGGCATTACATAA
- the sdhA gene encoding succinate dehydrogenase flavoprotein subunit, with translation MRHHIPVKEFFSVVIGAGGAGMRVALQVSKMGFSCALISKVFPTRSHTVSAQGGITVALGNNHEDDWQWHMYDTIKGSDYIGDQNAIEYMCKTGPKAVLELEHMGLPFSRSKNGRIYQRPFGGQTLYYGKKQAARTAAAADRTGHALLHTLYQQNLKNKTTIFSEWYALDLVQNQDGRILGCTAFSIETGELVYFKARATVLATGGGGRIYQSTTNAHINTGDGIGMILRAGIPAQDMEMWQFHPTGIAGVGILVSEGCRGEGGYLLNILGERFMERYAPKAKDLAGRDVVARAIMLEIQEGRGYSGSCGPHVKLKIDHLGKELLELRLPGILELVRTFSCIDPVKELIPVFPTCHYMMGGIPTTVHGEVITINNAGIDTTVPGLFAVGETACVSVHGANRLGGNSLLDLIVFGHATGTYIQSYLSEEEWPVRGPTNSDIEISLARYIRWNNNSKSGTKENPVTIRQDLQLCMQNNFSVFKEKEKMLKGLSELKEIRNRLNYATLGDTSYTFNTQRVECLELDNLLETAYVTAMASIFRTESRGAHSRYDFPMRDDKNWLCHTLYLPKNDIMIRRNVNMQPKFRSPFPPKIRIY, from the coding sequence ATGCGCCATCATATACCAGTTAAAGAATTTTTTTCTGTTGTCATTGGAGCTGGCGGAGCAGGTATGCGCGTTGCCCTGCAAGTTTCTAAAATGGGATTCTCTTGCGCCCTAATATCTAAAGTATTTCCTACGCGTTCACATACAGTGTCGGCTCAAGGAGGAATTACAGTTGCTCTTGGTAATAATCACGAAGATGATTGGCAATGGCATATGTATGACACTATTAAAGGATCTGATTACATAGGTGATCAAAATGCTATTGAATACATGTGTAAAACAGGACCTAAAGCAGTTTTAGAATTAGAACATATGGGATTACCATTTTCTAGATCAAAAAACGGTCGTATTTACCAACGTCCATTTGGAGGACAAACCTTATATTATGGCAAAAAACAAGCAGCACGTACTGCTGCAGCTGCTGATCGTACTGGACATGCATTGTTACATACTTTATATCAACAAAATTTAAAAAATAAAACAACTATATTTTCAGAATGGTACGCATTAGATTTAGTACAAAACCAAGACGGGAGAATACTTGGTTGTACTGCCTTTTCTATTGAAACAGGAGAATTAGTATATTTCAAAGCACGCGCTACAGTACTTGCGACTGGAGGAGGAGGCCGTATTTATCAATCCACTACCAATGCTCATATAAACACCGGTGATGGAATTGGAATGATATTGCGTGCAGGTATTCCTGCTCAAGATATGGAAATGTGGCAATTTCATCCTACTGGGATAGCTGGCGTTGGAATTTTAGTAAGCGAAGGATGTCGTGGTGAAGGAGGATATCTTTTAAATATTTTAGGAGAAAGATTTATGGAACGATATGCTCCTAAAGCGAAAGATTTGGCTGGTCGAGATGTAGTAGCTCGAGCAATTATGCTAGAAATTCAAGAAGGCAGAGGTTATTCGGGCTCATGCGGACCACATGTCAAATTAAAGATAGATCATTTGGGCAAAGAATTACTAGAATTACGATTACCTGGTATTTTAGAATTAGTACGTACTTTTTCCTGTATAGATCCTGTAAAAGAATTAATTCCAGTATTTCCAACTTGTCATTACATGATGGGTGGTATCCCTACGACAGTACATGGAGAAGTAATCACTATAAATAATGCAGGAATTGATACAACAGTACCAGGTTTATTTGCAGTTGGAGAAACTGCTTGCGTATCAGTACACGGAGCAAATCGACTTGGTGGAAATTCTTTGCTAGATTTGATCGTATTTGGACATGCTACCGGAACATATATACAATCATACTTGTCAGAAGAAGAATGGCCAGTTCGTGGCCCTACCAATTCTGATATAGAAATATCATTAGCCCGTTATATTCGTTGGAATAATAATAGTAAATCAGGAACAAAAGAAAATCCAGTAACAATACGTCAGGATTTACAATTGTGTATGCAAAATAATTTTTCTGTTTTTAAAGAAAAAGAAAAAATGTTGAAAGGTTTATCAGAGCTAAAAGAAATACGTAATCGATTAAATTATGCTACTTTAGGCGATACATCTTACACATTTAATACACAACGTGTTGAATGTTTAGAACTGGATAATTTATTAGAAACTGCTTATGTAACTGCCATGGCTTCAATTTTTAGAACTGAAAGCAGAGGAGCTCATAGTCGTTATGATTTTCCTATGCGTGATGATAAAAATTGGCTATGTCATACGTTATATTTACCAAAAAATGACATTATGATTCGCCGTAATGTAAATATGCAACCAAAATTTCGTTCTCCTTTTCCTCCAAAAATCCGTATATATTAA
- the sdhD gene encoding succinate dehydrogenase, hydrophobic membrane anchor protein codes for MVPIKSTLKCHGVYEWLLVRISAILILLYIMYISTFIIFTNILSYDEWYNFFSKNITKIFSIIALISALSHTWIGIRHVLEDYIKLIVLKQISIWITNSVLFMYLLFGIIIIWSV; via the coding sequence ATGGTACCCATTAAATCGACCTTAAAATGTCATGGAGTATATGAATGGTTATTAGTTCGGATTTCCGCCATTCTAATATTATTATATATTATGTATATATCCACCTTTATTATTTTTACTAACATTTTATCCTATGATGAATGGTATAATTTTTTTAGCAAAAATATCACTAAAATTTTTAGCATAATAGCCTTAATTTCTGCTTTAAGTCATACTTGGATTGGCATACGTCATGTTTTAGAAGATTATATAAAATTAATTGTATTAAAACAAATAAGCATATGGATAACTAATTCTGTACTATTCATGTACCTATTATTCGGAATAATTATTATTTGGAGTGTGTAG
- the sdhC gene encoding succinate dehydrogenase, cytochrome b556 subunit — MIKKHQKPIHLNIRTIRFPITAIASILHRISGILLFIIIGPILWLLKLSLSSNNEFYKIYNCLLMNYYILKFLFWIITIVTIYHIAAGIRQILMDFGYLEQTLLIGKISVKIIFTLTILLSVLSGILIWYPLNRP; from the coding sequence ATGATCAAAAAACATCAAAAACCAATACATTTAAACATCAGGACCATACGATTTCCTATCACTGCTATTGCTTCCATTTTACATAGAATCTCGGGAATTTTATTATTCATAATCATTGGACCAATTCTTTGGCTGTTAAAATTATCTTTATCTTCCAATAACGAATTTTATAAAATTTATAACTGTTTATTAATGAATTATTATATTTTAAAATTTTTGTTTTGGATAATTACAATAGTGACGATCTATCATATAGCTGCTGGCATTCGTCAAATTTTAATGGATTTTGGATATTTGGAGCAAACACTACTAATAGGAAAAATAAGCGTAAAAATTATATTTACCTTAACTATTTTGTTATCTGTTCTAAGTGGAATTTTAATATGGTACCCATTAAATCGACCTTAA
- a CDS encoding phosphoglucomutase → MKNHIRAGKPASQNETVNTSRLITQYYALSPDPSNNTHNVIFGTSGHRGSSQKCSFNEAHILAISQSIVQIRTQQGITGPCYVGKDTHALSEPAFISVLEVLAANYIDVIVQKKNGYTPTPAISHAITQYNKNHHNNHTKKADGIIITSSHNPPEDGGIKYNSIYGGPASTNITRKIEQTANQFLTNNLQNVHRMTLDNAWKSGYIHTQDFVLNYVKKLSTIINMKAIQTSGLKLGVHPLGGSSIDYWQNIAQYYQLNLNLISKKIDKTFSFMHLDYDGCIRMDCSSELAMTGVLKSSKNFDLTLVNDPDCDRHGIITPFGLIKPNHYLTIAADYLFNNRPLWCNCSLSIGKTYVSSIMINRVAHNLNRQLLEVPVGFKWFVKGLFNNYLGFVGEDSAGASFLDFSCSPWSTDKDGIIMCLLAAEIIAVSGKSLQKYYDQLIKNFDMSSYNRIQLPINYAQKSLISNTLFNQINMPELADDPIIRILNIIPLKHHISMDGVKIITQNGWAACRLSGTEPVYKIYCESFLHVSHRKKIEREIIDTVYTIINTS, encoded by the coding sequence ATGAAGAATCACATTCGTGCGGGAAAACCCGCATCACAGAATGAAACTGTTAATACATCTCGATTAATAACGCAATATTACGCTTTATCTCCAGATCCAAGCAATAATACTCATAACGTTATATTTGGTACATCGGGTCATCGCGGAAGTTCTCAAAAATGCAGCTTTAATGAAGCACATATATTAGCAATTAGTCAGTCAATTGTACAAATACGTACACAACAAGGTATAACTGGACCATGTTACGTCGGAAAAGACACTCATGCTCTTTCCGAACCAGCATTTATATCTGTACTTGAAGTATTAGCAGCTAATTATATTGACGTTATTGTACAAAAAAAAAACGGTTATACTCCAACTCCTGCTATTTCTCATGCTATTACTCAATACAACAAAAATCATCATAATAATCATACAAAAAAAGCTGATGGCATTATTATTACATCTTCTCATAATCCGCCTGAAGATGGTGGAATAAAATATAACTCAATATATGGAGGGCCAGCTTCTACTAATATTACTCGTAAAATTGAACAAACCGCTAATCAGTTTCTAACAAATAATTTACAAAATGTACATCGTATGACATTAGATAACGCTTGGAAAAGCGGGTATATACATACACAAGATTTTGTTTTGAATTATGTAAAAAAACTATCTACAATAATTAATATGAAAGCTATACAAACATCTGGTTTAAAGTTAGGAGTACATCCTTTAGGTGGATCAAGTATAGATTATTGGCAAAATATTGCCCAATATTATCAATTAAATTTAAATTTAATCAGTAAAAAAATTGACAAAACCTTTAGTTTTATGCATCTTGACTACGACGGCTGTATCCGAATGGACTGCTCTTCGGAACTTGCAATGACTGGGGTATTAAAATCATCTAAAAATTTTGACCTAACTTTAGTTAATGATCCCGACTGTGATAGACATGGCATCATTACTCCTTTTGGTCTAATTAAACCCAATCATTACCTTACTATCGCAGCTGATTATCTTTTCAATAATCGTCCATTATGGTGTAATTGTTCATTATCTATAGGAAAAACTTATGTATCTAGTATTATGATCAATCGGGTAGCACATAATCTTAATCGTCAACTATTAGAAGTACCAGTGGGTTTTAAATGGTTTGTAAAAGGATTATTTAATAATTATTTAGGTTTTGTAGGAGAGGACAGCGCAGGAGCATCCTTTTTAGATTTTTCTTGTTCTCCATGGTCTACTGACAAAGATGGAATTATTATGTGTTTATTAGCAGCTGAAATTATTGCTGTTAGCGGCAAATCTTTACAGAAGTATTATGATCAGCTAATCAAAAATTTTGATATGTCTAGTTACAATCGTATTCAATTACCTATTAATTACGCACAAAAATCTCTTATTTCTAATACTTTGTTTAATCAAATTAATATGCCAGAATTAGCGGACGATCCTATCATTAGAATCTTAAATATAATACCATTAAAACATCACATATCCATGGATGGTGTAAAAATAATAACTCAAAACGGCTGGGCAGCATGTAGATTATCTGGAACGGAGCCAGTATATAAAATTTATTGCGAAAGTTTTTTACATGTCTCTCATAGAAAAAAAATTGAAAGAGAAATAATAGACACCGTCTATACTATAATAAATACATCCTAA
- a CDS encoding alpha/beta fold hydrolase, whose translation MQLNYRLRIFKTICQRIPIVMIHGLFGNLSNLGVIAESLARYCCVVQVDLRNHGRSPHEKSMTYSIMARDILDLLDQLLIKKCIVIGHSMGGKVAMKLCTLAPTRVSKVVVIDIAPVKYNILKHDNVFNAIECVNLSGVKNKDEAAYLMQQYFIDQTLILFLLKSFRQGSWMFNFSSIRDNYKNISDWNTYQTWWGPILFIKGSLSSYINDCYLHDIYHQFPQACIRMISNASHWVHWDNPLHVLSTINEFVIH comes from the coding sequence ATGCAGCTTAATTATAGATTACGAATTTTTAAAACTATATGTCAGAGAATACCAATAGTAATGATCCATGGACTTTTTGGTAATCTTAGTAATCTTGGAGTAATTGCTGAAAGTTTAGCTCGGTATTGCTGTGTTGTGCAAGTTGATTTACGTAATCATGGTCGTTCTCCCCATGAAAAATCTATGACTTATTCTATAATGGCAAGAGATATTTTGGACTTACTTGATCAGTTATTAATAAAGAAATGTATAGTTATTGGTCATTCAATGGGTGGAAAAGTTGCGATGAAACTGTGTACGTTGGCACCTACACGTGTAAGCAAGGTTGTAGTTATTGATATAGCTCCGGTAAAATATAATATCCTCAAGCATGATAATGTTTTTAATGCGATTGAGTGTGTTAATTTATCCGGAGTAAAAAATAAAGATGAAGCTGCATACCTTATGCAGCAGTATTTTATTGATCAAACATTAATATTATTTCTATTAAAATCTTTCCGTCAAGGATCTTGGATGTTTAATTTTTCGTCTATTAGAGATAATTATAAGAATATTAGTGATTGGAATACATACCAAACTTGGTGGGGTCCAATATTATTTATTAAGGGTTCATTATCTTCATATATTAATGATTGTTATTTACATGATATATATCATCAATTTCCTCAGGCATGTATTCGTATGATATCTAATGCAAGTCATTGGGTACATTGGGATAATCCCTTACATGTATTAAGTACAATTAATGAATTTGTTATTCATTAA
- the fldA gene encoding flavodoxin FldA, with translation MSAASVGIFFSSDTGNTEKLAKMIQTRLGQDVADVFDIAVSSKEDIENYDKLLFGIPTWYYGEPQCDWDDFLPVLRNIDFSGKKVAIFGCGDQEDYSEYFCDAMSILYDITLKNGAVVIGSWPASGYHFNTSKSLMSTDKFVGLAIDEDRQPEMTEIRVRHWVNQICDEMKINCA, from the coding sequence ATGAGCGCCGCATCAGTAGGTATTTTTTTTAGTAGCGATACGGGCAATACTGAAAAACTTGCTAAAATGATTCAAACACGATTAGGACAGGATGTTGCAGATGTTTTTGATATAGCTGTAAGTTCTAAAGAAGATATAGAAAATTATGATAAGTTATTATTTGGTATTCCTACTTGGTATTATGGAGAACCCCAATGCGATTGGGATGATTTTCTACCTGTATTAAGAAATATTGACTTTTCTGGAAAAAAAGTAGCAATTTTTGGATGTGGAGATCAGGAAGATTATTCGGAATATTTTTGTGATGCGATGAGTATTTTATATGATATTACTTTAAAAAATGGCGCCGTGGTTATTGGATCATGGCCTGCATCTGGTTATCATTTTAACACATCAAAAAGCTTAATGAGCACAGATAAATTTGTTGGATTAGCCATTGATGAGGATCGCCAACCTGAAATGACAGAGATACGTGTTCGACATTGGGTTAATCAAATTTGTGATGAGATGAAAATTAATTGTGCATAG
- the glnS gene encoding glutamine--tRNA ligase, producing the protein MKILINYRPNFIHRIINKDLKSKKHTNVRTRFPPEPNGYLHIGHAKAICLNFYIAQYYHGQCNLRFDDTNPEKEHKEYVEAIKYDIQWLGFIWNGDIHYSSDYIKELYNYAIKLIKKGLAYVDELSTDEIRKYRGTLIHPGKNSPYRSRSIEENLIYFYKMKNGYFPEGGACLRAKINMSSSSIVMRDPVLYRIKYTPHHRTGENWCIYPTYDFSHCISDAIEGITHSLCTLEFQDNRILYNWILNNIDIDTRPTQYEFSRLNLEYVITSKRKLNILVTKKIVEGWDDPRMPTISGLRRRGYTARSIREFCHRIGISKQESQTKLSLLESCIRSDLNKHAPRIMAVINPIKIIINNLPVGYEEKIEMPNHPNNPKMGVRYVIFSQEIFIDRLDFCCEILNNDERYKLTLGKEIRLRYAYVIKAENIEKDNNGNIICIYCSYDPYTLHRNPTDGRKITGVIHWVSATKNTPAEFRLYDTLFTSPNPSIMSHFIDNINPKSLMISQGIVEENIVKFNNPGPYQIEREGYFIIDNQLSKKSYLVFNRTVTLKESKHY; encoded by the coding sequence ATGAAGATTCTTATTAACTATCGACCTAATTTTATTCACCGTATTATTAATAAAGATTTAAAATCAAAAAAACATACTAATGTACGTACACGCTTCCCCCCAGAACCCAATGGATATTTACACATTGGACATGCTAAAGCCATTTGTCTCAATTTTTATATTGCTCAATATTATCATGGTCAATGCAATTTACGATTTGATGATACCAATCCAGAAAAAGAACATAAAGAATATGTTGAAGCTATTAAATATGATATTCAATGGCTTGGGTTTATATGGAATGGAGATATACATTATTCATCAGATTACATTAAAGAATTATATAACTACGCTATCAAATTAATTAAAAAAGGATTAGCATATGTAGATGAACTATCCACAGACGAAATCAGAAAGTATCGCGGCACATTAATACATCCTGGAAAAAATAGTCCATACCGATCTCGCAGTATTGAGGAAAATTTAATTTATTTTTATAAAATGAAAAATGGATATTTTCCAGAAGGTGGCGCTTGTTTACGTGCTAAAATTAATATGTCTTCTTCTTCTATAGTAATGCGAGATCCAGTGTTATATCGTATTAAATATACTCCACATCATCGTACCGGAGAAAATTGGTGTATATATCCAACATACGATTTTAGTCATTGCATTTCAGATGCAATAGAAGGTATTACTCATTCTCTATGTACTTTAGAATTCCAAGATAATCGTATTTTGTATAATTGGATACTAAATAATATTGATATCGATACCCGTCCTACTCAATATGAATTTTCTCGTCTTAATTTAGAATATGTGATTACATCTAAACGTAAACTCAATATTTTAGTTACAAAAAAAATAGTTGAAGGATGGGATGACCCTCGTATGCCTACCATCTCTGGATTACGACGCAGAGGATATACGGCCAGATCCATTCGGGAATTTTGTCATCGTATCGGGATTAGTAAACAAGAAAGTCAAACAAAATTATCACTTTTAGAATCGTGTATTCGATCAGATTTAAACAAACATGCCCCGCGGATTATGGCGGTAATCAATCCAATAAAAATTATTATTAATAATTTACCTGTGGGATATGAAGAAAAAATTGAAATGCCAAATCATCCTAATAACCCTAAAATGGGGGTCCGTTACGTAATTTTTAGTCAAGAAATTTTTATTGATCGTCTTGATTTTTGTTGCGAGATATTAAACAATGACGAACGCTACAAATTAACATTAGGCAAAGAAATACGATTAAGATACGCTTATGTCATAAAAGCAGAAAATATAGAAAAAGACAATAATGGGAATATCATTTGCATTTACTGTAGTTATGACCCATACACTTTACATAGAAACCCAACAGATGGTAGAAAAATAACTGGAGTTATTCACTGGGTATCAGCAACAAAAAACACACCAGCAGAATTTCGTCTATATGATACACTATTTACTAGTCCCAATCCTTCCATAATGAGTCATTTTATAGATAATATTAACCCTAAATCCTTAATGATCTCACAAGGCATTGTTGAAGAAAATATAGTTAAATTTAATAATCCTGGTCCTTACCAAATTGAACGTGAAGGATACTTCATTATAGATAATCAACTTTCTAAAAAATCTTACCTAGTATTCAATAGAACAGTAACCTTGAAAGAATCCAAACACTACTAA
- the nagB gene encoding glucosamine-6-phosphate deaminase: MRVIFLDTADHVAQWVAHYVVYRINSFSPTIENPFVLGLPAGRTPIKTYENIISMYQSSQVSFKYVVIFTMDEYLGLSCEDPKSYHAFIHTNFINHVDIPKENVYVLNGNTDNIKAECQQYEEKIKSYGGVHLFIGGVGSDGHLAFNEPGSSLTSRTRIKNLSKVTRVSNANFFNNNVSAVPKFALTVGIATLLESREIMIIATGLNKAEAVKAAIEGSINHMWTVSCLQLHPKSILVCDELSTMELKIKTVKYFQELEINNQTIII, translated from the coding sequence ATGAGGGTAATATTTCTTGATACTGCTGATCACGTGGCTCAATGGGTTGCGCACTATGTTGTTTACCGTATTAATTCTTTTAGTCCTACTATTGAAAACCCATTTGTATTGGGATTACCTGCAGGTAGAACACCAATAAAAACTTATGAAAATATTATATCAATGTATCAGTCTAGTCAAGTTAGTTTTAAATATGTAGTAATATTTACTATGGACGAATATCTTGGTTTATCTTGTGAAGATCCTAAAAGTTATCATGCTTTTATACATACAAATTTTATTAATCATGTTGATATCCCTAAAGAGAATGTTTATGTTTTGAATGGAAATACTGACAATATTAAAGCTGAATGTCAACAATACGAAGAAAAAATAAAATCGTACGGAGGTGTTCATTTGTTTATAGGAGGGGTTGGAAGTGATGGGCATCTTGCTTTTAATGAGCCAGGTTCTTCTTTAACATCGCGTACCAGAATTAAAAACTTAAGTAAAGTAACTCGGGTATCAAATGCTAATTTTTTTAATAATAATGTTAGTGCTGTACCTAAATTTGCATTAACTGTTGGAATTGCTACATTATTGGAATCACGAGAAATAATGATAATTGCAACTGGACTAAATAAGGCTGAAGCAGTAAAGGCGGCAATTGAAGGTAGTATTAATCATATGTGGACTGTTAGTTGTTTACAGTTACATCCTAAGTCAATTTTGGTGTGCGATGAGTTGTCAACTATGGAGTTAAAAATAAAAACGGTTAAATATTTTCAAGAATTAGAAATCAATAACCAAACGATCATAATATAG
- the nagA gene encoding N-acetylglucosamine-6-phosphate deacetylase, which translates to MYALINSTIYTGKEILSDHALVVSKGIIRTICSINELPKNIDIHDLSGSILTPGFIDLQVNGCGGTQFNDYINEISIYTLKTMQITNQFSGCTSFLPTLITSSDVFIRRAVRVMRGFLSQNKNQALGLHLEGPFINVRRRGIHNPKLIRSLTEEMVSYLCDNSDVIKKITLAPEQLKMTFMQKLHESGICVSIGHSNATYQQTRVSFLCGVSFGTHLFNAMPPLIAREPGVIGAIFDTPEIYCSVIADGFHVHWASIRYAKKIKGDRLILVTDATSPAGTGKEKSNFIFSNRIIYHRNHMCVDSRGVLSGSTLTMIRAIKNSVKYVGIPLDEALRMATLYPAKAIRVDHYLGSLEINKIANLTVFNQDYKIQKTIVNGKIVSM; encoded by the coding sequence ATGTATGCTTTAATTAATAGTACAATCTATACCGGTAAGGAAATTCTTAGTGATCACGCGCTTGTAGTTTCTAAAGGAATTATTAGAACTATTTGTTCTATTAACGAGTTACCTAAGAATATAGATATACACGATCTTTCAGGGTCTATATTGACACCTGGATTTATAGATTTGCAAGTTAATGGATGTGGCGGAACACAATTTAATGATTATATAAATGAGATATCAATATATACATTGAAAACAATGCAAATAACCAATCAGTTTTCAGGTTGTACTAGTTTTCTTCCAACATTAATTACTAGCAGCGATGTTTTTATTAGAAGAGCTGTCAGAGTTATGCGTGGGTTTTTATCTCAGAATAAAAATCAAGCTTTAGGATTGCATTTAGAAGGTCCGTTTATAAATGTTAGAAGAAGGGGTATACATAATCCTAAATTAATTCGTTCGCTGACAGAAGAGATGGTAAGTTATTTGTGCGATAATAGTGATGTTATTAAAAAAATAACTCTTGCTCCTGAACAATTAAAGATGACATTTATGCAGAAGTTACATGAATCTGGGATTTGTGTTTCAATTGGACATTCTAATGCTACTTATCAACAAACACGGGTTAGTTTTTTATGTGGTGTTAGTTTTGGAACTCATTTATTTAATGCTATGCCTCCGTTAATTGCTCGTGAACCTGGTGTTATTGGTGCTATTTTTGATACACCAGAAATATACTGTAGTGTTATAGCAGATGGGTTTCATGTCCATTGGGCTAGTATTAGATATGCTAAAAAGATTAAAGGAGATCGTTTAATTTTAGTAACTGATGCTACTAGTCCTGCAGGGACTGGTAAGGAAAAATCTAATTTTATTTTTTCTAACAGAATTATATATCATCGTAATCATATGTGCGTGGATAGTAGAGGGGTGCTTAGTGGATCAACTTTAACAATGATACGAGCAATAAAAAATAGTGTCAAATATGTTGGAATACCGTTAGATGAAGCTTTGCGTATGGCTACTTTATATCCAGCAAAAGCTATAAGAGTGGATCATTATTTAGGTAGTTTAGAAATAAATAAAATTGCTAATTTAACCGTTTTTAATCAAGACTATAAAATACAAAAAACAATTGTTAATGGTAAAATAGTTAGTATGTAA